In Streptomyces sp. DG2A-72, one genomic interval encodes:
- the ftsZ gene encoding cell division protein FtsZ produces the protein MAAPQNYLAVIKVIGVGGGGVNAINRMIEVGLKGVEFIAINTDAQALLMSDADVKLDVGRELTRGLGAGANPAVGRKAAEDHREEIEEVLKGADMVFVTAGEGGGTGTGGAPVVANIARTLGALTIGVVTRPFTFEGRRRANQAEDGIAELREEVDTLIVIPNDRLLSISDRQVSVLDAFKSADQVLLSGVQGITDLITTPGLINLDFADVKSVMSEAGSALMGIGSARGDDRAVAAAEMAISSPLLEASIDGARGVLLSISGGSDLGLFEINEAAQLVSEAAHPEANIIFGAVIDDALGDEVRVTVIAAGFDGGQPPSKRDNILGSSGAKREEPTPVRQTESRPSFGSLGSVKPKEEPEPPAPEPVNDIPVAPPVPPSRSYSDSAAEELDVPDFLK, from the coding sequence GTGGCAGCACCGCAGAACTACCTCGCAGTCATCAAAGTCATCGGTGTCGGCGGCGGTGGTGTCAATGCCATCAACCGGATGATCGAGGTCGGTCTCAAGGGCGTCGAGTTCATCGCCATCAACACCGACGCGCAGGCGCTGTTGATGAGCGACGCCGACGTCAAGCTCGATGTCGGCCGCGAACTCACCCGCGGACTCGGGGCCGGAGCCAACCCGGCCGTGGGCCGCAAGGCGGCCGAGGATCACCGCGAGGAGATCGAGGAGGTCCTCAAGGGGGCCGACATGGTCTTCGTGACGGCCGGTGAAGGCGGCGGCACCGGCACCGGCGGCGCGCCCGTCGTGGCCAACATCGCCCGCACGCTCGGCGCCCTCACCATCGGCGTGGTCACGCGCCCGTTCACCTTCGAGGGACGGCGCCGCGCCAACCAGGCCGAGGACGGCATCGCCGAACTCCGCGAAGAGGTCGACACCCTCATCGTCATCCCGAACGACCGGCTGCTGTCCATCTCGGACCGCCAGGTCTCGGTGCTCGACGCCTTCAAGTCGGCCGACCAGGTCCTGCTCTCCGGTGTCCAGGGCATCACCGACCTCATCACCACGCCCGGCCTGATCAACCTCGACTTCGCCGACGTCAAGTCGGTCATGTCCGAGGCCGGTTCGGCCCTGATGGGCATCGGCTCGGCCCGCGGCGACGACCGCGCGGTGGCCGCCGCCGAGATGGCGATCTCCTCGCCGCTGCTGGAGGCATCCATTGATGGGGCGCGCGGCGTCCTCCTCTCCATCTCCGGCGGCTCCGACCTCGGCCTGTTCGAGATCAACGAGGCCGCCCAGCTGGTCAGCGAGGCCGCTCACCCCGAGGCCAACATCATCTTCGGCGCGGTGATCGACGACGCTCTCGGCGACGAGGTCCGGGTCACCGTGATCGCGGCCGGCTTCGACGGGGGCCAGCCGCCGTCCAAGCGGGACAACATCCTCGGCTCGTCCGGGGCCAAGCGCGAGGAGCCGACTCCGGTACGGCAGACCGAGAGCCGTCCGTCCTTCGGCTCGCTCGGCAGCGTCAAGCCGAAGGAGGAGCCGGAGCCGCCCGCGCCCGAGCCGGTCAACGACATCCCGGTCGCCCCGCCGGTCCCGCCGTCCCGGTCCTACTCGGACAGCGCGGCCGAGGAGCTGGACGTGCCGGACTTCCTGAAGTGA
- a CDS encoding cell division protein FtsQ/DivIB has translation MAGPTTAERGESQQESAGPPPVRRLRRPRLRTIVILAVALVLVGAGSVWVLYGSKWLRVERVSVAGTRVLTPQQVREAADVPVGAPLISVDTDAIEARLSRKLPRIDSVDVVRSWPHGIGLKVIERVPVLIVEKGGKFIEVDDEGVRFATVSDAPKGIPALELTLPRSGSSAASLRRFGEDRLVREAVRAAGAIPAAVARDTRTVKVSSYDDISLELGDGRTIAWGSAENGAAKARTLTALMKASPDARHFDVSVPTAPASSGS, from the coding sequence GTGGCCGGACCGACGACCGCCGAACGCGGTGAAAGCCAGCAGGAGTCGGCCGGCCCGCCTCCCGTTCGTCGTCTGCGGCGACCGAGGCTTCGTACGATCGTCATCCTGGCTGTGGCGCTGGTGCTCGTCGGGGCCGGCTCGGTCTGGGTGCTCTACGGTTCGAAGTGGCTGCGGGTGGAGCGCGTATCGGTCGCGGGAACACGGGTTCTGACACCGCAGCAGGTGCGCGAGGCCGCCGACGTACCGGTCGGGGCGCCGCTGATTTCCGTCGACACCGATGCGATTGAGGCACGACTGAGCCGAAAATTGCCCCGAATTGACTCGGTTGACGTGGTCCGCTCGTGGCCCCATGGAATCGGGCTGAAAGTGATTGAGCGCGTTCCGGTTCTGATTGTCGAAAAGGGCGGAAAGTTCATCGAAGTGGACGATGAAGGTGTCCGATTCGCCACGGTTTCTGACGCCCCGAAAGGTATCCCCGCACTCGAATTGACGCTGCCCCGCAGCGGCTCGAGCGCCGCGAGCCTGCGCCGCTTCGGCGAGGACCGACTGGTGCGCGAGGCCGTACGCGCCGCGGGTGCCATTCCGGCCGCCGTCGCCCGTGACACCCGGACCGTCAAGGTGAGTTCGTACGACGACATCTCACTGGAGTTGGGCGACGGCCGCACCATCGCGTGGGGGAGTGCGGAGAACGGCGCCGCGAAGGCGCGTACGCTCACCGCTCTCATGAAAGCATCGCCGGATGCGCGGCACTTCGATGTCAGCGTTCCCACCGCCCCGGCGTCATCGGGGAGTTGA